One segment of Pleomorphomonas sp. PLEO DNA contains the following:
- a CDS encoding S41 family peptidase, which translates to MIRKLSLLAAGAVLGAGVTTLTLEHRLPGFGSAVAAGVDTYRQLNLFGDVFERIRSDYVEEPDEPALIEAAINGMLTSLDPHSSYMNAKSYQDMQVQTKGEFGGLGIEVTMEDGVVKVVTPIDDTPATKAGIRAGDLITAIDGTDVKGLTLNDAVDKMRGPINSSITLTVVRGTDKPFDVKIVRDVIKMQSVRYEVKDDVGYVRISQFTAQTFDGLKTAIDKIDAAIPADKLKGYVLDLRNDPGGLLDQAIAVSDAFLDKGEIVSTRGRHDGDTRRYAAKAGELVGDKPLIVLINGGSASASEIVAGALQDHRRATILGTRSFGKGSVQTIIPLGSNGAIRLTTARYYTPSGNSIQAKGIHPDIEVLQDLPEDLKDQVTETKGEASLKGHLKSETEGTEASGSQAYVPPDPKNDKQLNLALDLLRGLQANAAFPPKGDDPVAN; encoded by the coding sequence ATGATCAGAAAACTGTCGCTACTCGCAGCGGGCGCCGTACTTGGCGCCGGCGTTACTACCCTGACCCTCGAGCACCGTCTGCCCGGCTTCGGGTCGGCCGTAGCTGCCGGCGTCGATACCTATCGCCAGCTAAACCTGTTTGGCGACGTGTTCGAGCGTATCCGCTCCGACTATGTCGAGGAACCTGACGAACCGGCCCTGATTGAGGCCGCGATCAACGGCATGCTGACGTCGCTCGACCCACATTCGAGCTACATGAATGCCAAGAGCTATCAGGACATGCAGGTTCAGACCAAGGGCGAGTTCGGCGGACTCGGCATCGAGGTCACCATGGAAGATGGCGTCGTCAAGGTGGTGACGCCGATCGACGATACGCCCGCCACCAAGGCAGGTATCCGTGCCGGTGATTTGATCACCGCCATCGATGGCACTGACGTGAAGGGCCTTACCCTCAACGACGCCGTCGACAAGATGCGTGGGCCGATCAACTCGTCGATCACCCTCACCGTGGTGCGCGGCACCGACAAGCCTTTCGACGTCAAGATCGTTCGCGACGTCATCAAGATGCAGTCGGTACGCTACGAGGTGAAGGACGATGTCGGCTATGTCCGCATCTCCCAGTTCACGGCCCAGACCTTCGACGGCCTCAAGACCGCCATCGACAAGATTGACGCCGCCATCCCCGCCGACAAGCTCAAGGGTTATGTGCTCGATCTGCGCAACGACCCAGGTGGCCTGCTCGATCAGGCGATCGCCGTCTCCGACGCCTTCCTCGACAAGGGTGAGATCGTCTCCACGCGCGGCCGCCACGATGGCGATACGCGCCGCTATGCCGCCAAGGCTGGCGAGCTGGTCGGTGACAAGCCGCTGATCGTGCTGATCAACGGCGGCTCCGCTTCGGCATCGGAAATCGTCGCCGGCGCGCTTCAGGACCATCGCCGGGCGACAATCCTCGGCACGCGGTCCTTCGGCAAGGGGTCGGTCCAGACTATTATCCCGCTGGGCTCGAATGGCGCTATCCGCCTGACCACGGCGCGCTACTACACGCCGTCGGGCAACTCGATCCAGGCCAAGGGTATCCACCCTGACATTGAGGTGCTGCAGGATCTGCCGGAGGATCTCAAGGATCAAGTGACCGAGACCAAGGGCGAGGCGTCGCTGAAGGGACATCTCAAGAGCGAGACCGAGGGCACCGAGGCGTCCGGCAGTCAAGCCTACGTGCCGCCCGACCCCAAGAACGACAAGCAGCTCAATCTGGCGCTCGACCTGCTGCGCGGGTTGCAGGCCAACGCCGCCTTCCCGCCTAAGGGCGACGACCCCGTCGCCAACTGA
- a CDS encoding murein hydrolase activator EnvC codes for MPPETRRPGVRRLTIAAIIAAMPCYVAAQEGLPPEATAFAPATSAVRPASVSDSAVDADHIAAERALKDQELAKLRSSMELSAEKQAEIAAEIAGLSRDQQALSDQLVTSAARVQALEQSITDSEERLARGADNESRIRASLSARRDVLIAVLSTAQRIGRQPPPALVVSPEDALKAVRSAVIVGAVLPEIRLEAEALQSDLDALVAERTRAAAERDRLRADAAAIAEERQRLALLIDKKKTESEARSVDLATEKARAEELAKNARSLEELISGMKKALPAAHTESPPSTASAPSVGGRLGPAIAFADAKGRVILPVRGVNLQSFGDDNGLGGASQGQSIATRAGARVVSPADGRVVYAGPFRSYGQLLILDAGDDYHIVLAGMERIDVQLDQFVLTGEPVGVMGNQRLASAAALDASVTQPVLYVEFRKGGTSVDPSPWWVASQDRKVSG; via the coding sequence ATGCCGCCCGAAACGCGACGTCCCGGAGTCCGCCGCCTCACCATCGCTGCGATAATCGCGGCGATGCCTTGCTATGTCGCCGCGCAGGAGGGCTTGCCACCCGAGGCGACTGCCTTTGCCCCGGCGACGAGCGCTGTTCGGCCAGCCTCCGTATCCGACAGCGCCGTCGACGCCGACCACATCGCGGCCGAACGCGCGCTAAAAGATCAGGAACTGGCCAAGCTTCGCAGCTCCATGGAGCTTTCGGCGGAAAAGCAGGCGGAGATAGCAGCCGAAATTGCCGGCCTCTCGCGTGATCAGCAGGCGCTCAGCGATCAGCTCGTCACCTCGGCTGCCCGTGTTCAGGCGTTGGAGCAATCAATCACCGATAGCGAGGAACGCCTCGCTCGCGGCGCCGACAACGAATCGCGCATCCGCGCCTCGTTATCGGCCCGACGCGACGTATTGATCGCCGTGCTCTCCACCGCGCAGCGCATAGGCCGCCAGCCACCTCCAGCGCTTGTCGTCAGCCCAGAAGACGCCCTTAAAGCCGTGCGCTCGGCGGTCATCGTCGGTGCCGTACTCCCAGAGATCCGTCTTGAGGCGGAAGCGCTGCAATCCGATCTCGATGCCCTGGTGGCAGAAAGAACGCGCGCCGCCGCCGAACGTGACCGCCTCAGGGCTGATGCCGCCGCCATTGCCGAGGAACGGCAGCGCTTGGCATTACTCATCGACAAGAAAAAAACGGAAAGCGAAGCACGCTCTGTCGACTTGGCGACCGAGAAGGCGAGAGCTGAGGAATTGGCGAAAAACGCCCGCAGCCTGGAAGAGCTGATCTCCGGCATGAAGAAGGCGCTGCCAGCAGCCCACACCGAATCGCCACCTTCCACGGCATCGGCGCCGAGCGTTGGTGGCCGCCTCGGGCCGGCCATCGCCTTCGCAGACGCCAAGGGACGAGTGATCCTGCCCGTACGCGGCGTCAACCTGCAGTCCTTTGGCGACGACAATGGCCTTGGTGGTGCCTCGCAGGGCCAATCGATCGCCACCCGGGCCGGTGCCCGCGTGGTGTCGCCGGCCGACGGCCGCGTCGTTTATGCCGGACCGTTTCGCTCTTACGGACAGCTCTTGATACTTGATGCAGGCGACGACTATCATATCGTGCTTGCCGGCATGGAACGGATCGACGTCCAGCTGGACCAATTTGTTTTGACGGGCGAGCCCGTCGGTGTCATGGGAAACCAGAGGCTGGCCAGCGCCGCCGCTTTGGATGCCAGCGTCACGCAGCCCGTGCTTTACGTCGAATTTCGCAAAGGTGGAACTTCGGTCGATCCCTCCCCCTGGTGGGTCGCATCGCAGGATCGGAAGGTCAGCGGATGA
- the rlmH gene encoding 23S rRNA (pseudouridine(1915)-N(3))-methyltransferase RlmH: MRIAIHAVGKLKAGPERELADRYLDRADKAGRAIGFSSVTAREIVESRAREALQRKEEEARELLADLPPGALLIALDERGDSPTSERFAEMLGEARDRGTPNTILLIGGPDGHGQELLSRAGHRISFGRLTWPHQIVRILAAEQIYRAVTILSGHPYHRP; encoded by the coding sequence ATGCGCATCGCCATTCACGCTGTTGGAAAACTGAAGGCCGGCCCTGAGCGCGAGCTTGCCGACCGCTATCTCGATCGTGCTGACAAAGCCGGTCGAGCCATCGGCTTTTCTTCTGTCACCGCCCGAGAAATCGTCGAGAGCCGCGCACGCGAGGCCTTGCAGCGCAAAGAGGAGGAAGCACGCGAGCTTCTCGCCGATTTGCCGCCGGGAGCCTTGCTCATCGCCCTCGACGAGCGAGGCGATTCGCCGACCTCGGAGCGATTCGCCGAAATGCTGGGCGAGGCACGCGACCGCGGCACACCGAACACCATTCTGCTGATCGGCGGACCGGATGGCCACGGACAGGAGCTCCTGTCGCGCGCTGGCCACCGCATTTCATTTGGCCGGCTGACTTGGCCGCATCAAATCGTCCGCATTCTCGCCGCAGAGCAGATCTATCGTGCCGTAACCATCCTGAGCGGCCATCCCTATCATCGGCCCTGA
- the rsfS gene encoding ribosome silencing factor produces MPFTEGAFSANSFADVAAFSGDATPLPRSLLDTILASLDDAKAEAVVDIDVAAKTPIADHMVICTGRSTRHVGAIADHLAKDLKDAGFGAVAIEGQPACDWVLIDADSVIVHVFRPEVREFYHLEKIWAPDPEPATGRR; encoded by the coding sequence ATGCCTTTCACCGAGGGCGCCTTCAGCGCCAACTCCTTTGCCGACGTCGCTGCGTTCTCCGGCGATGCCACTCCTCTTCCGCGATCCCTGCTCGATACGATTCTCGCCAGCCTTGACGACGCCAAGGCCGAGGCCGTCGTTGATATCGACGTTGCCGCCAAGACGCCGATCGCCGATCACATGGTGATCTGCACGGGTCGCTCCACTCGCCATGTCGGCGCCATCGCCGACCATTTGGCCAAGGACCTGAAGGATGCCGGCTTCGGCGCCGTCGCCATCGAGGGTCAGCCGGCCTGCGACTGGGTATTGATTGACGCGGACTCGGTCATCGTCCACGTCTTCCGCCCGGAAGTGCGCGAGTTCTATCATCTTGAGAAGATTTGGGCGCCCGACCCGGAGCCCGCTACCGGCCGCCGTTGA
- a CDS encoding nicotinate-nucleotide adenylyltransferase, translating into MTTPRLPVTFPGMRIGLYGGSFNPPHRGHAHVARLALQRLGLDRIWWLVSPGNPLKSMDGLPDVGQRLAAVRRVANHPRAVVTDLEARLGTRYTVDLIRRLKALRPDVRFVLVIGADNWATFHRWGGWREIAQTVPIAVIDRPGATFAALASPAARTFAGARVAECDGLLLPSLAPPAWIFIAGVKVPLSSTALRQTSLAIGPA; encoded by the coding sequence GTGACGACACCCCGCCTCCCCGTCACATTCCCGGGCATGCGCATTGGCCTGTATGGTGGTTCCTTCAATCCGCCACACCGAGGCCATGCCCACGTGGCGCGGCTGGCACTTCAAAGACTTGGGCTCGATCGCATCTGGTGGCTGGTCAGCCCTGGCAACCCCTTGAAGTCGATGGACGGCCTACCGGATGTCGGCCAACGGCTGGCAGCCGTGCGGCGGGTCGCCAACCACCCGCGCGCGGTCGTCACCGACCTCGAGGCGCGACTCGGAACGCGCTATACAGTCGACCTCATCCGGCGGCTGAAAGCGCTCAGACCAGATGTTCGTTTCGTGCTGGTCATCGGTGCCGACAACTGGGCGACGTTCCACCGCTGGGGCGGCTGGCGCGAGATCGCCCAAACGGTGCCGATCGCGGTCATCGACCGCCCCGGAGCCACCTTCGCGGCGCTGGCCTCACCGGCCGCCCGTACTTTTGCCGGCGCGCGCGTCGCCGAGTGTGACGGCCTCTTGCTGCCAAGCCTTGCCCCCCCCGCCTGGATATTCATCGCCGGCGTCAAGGTGCCGCTGTCATCGACCGCCCTGCGCCAAACCAGCTTAGCCATTGGTCCAGCCTGA
- a CDS encoding glutamate-5-semialdehyde dehydrogenase, with the protein MTALTDVSVHDLMADIGRRARVAARRLARASTQEKAAALTAMAIEVRAREADILKANAIDVAAMKENGVAASFLDRGTLDPARVEAIAKALEEIAALPDPVGRVLAAWTRPNGLAIERVATPLGVIGIIFESRPNVTADAGALCLMAGNAAILRCGSDSLRSSQAILVALVAGLRTAGLPEDAIQLVPIKDRAAVGEMLTGLSGSIDVIVPRGGKSLVARVQAEARVPVFAHLEGICHIYVDRAADLDMAVTVTVNAKLRRVGVCGSAETLLVDRAVADTHLLPILKALHERGCEIRATEEIRARFPAAVPVTEADWSTEYLAPIISVALVDGIDAAIEHIETYGSHHTDSIITADETAAARFFARVDSAIVLHNASTQFADGGEFGMGAEIGIATGKMHARGPVGVEQLTSFKYRVRGSGQTRP; encoded by the coding sequence ATGACTGCATTGACCGACGTTTCCGTTCACGACCTGATGGCCGATATTGGCCGGCGCGCGCGCGTCGCCGCCCGTCGCCTTGCCCGCGCCTCAACACAAGAAAAGGCGGCGGCGCTGACCGCTATGGCCATAGAGGTTCGTGCCCGCGAAGCCGACATCCTCAAGGCCAACGCCATCGATGTCGCGGCCATGAAGGAAAATGGCGTTGCCGCCTCCTTCCTTGATCGCGGCACGCTGGATCCCGCTCGCGTCGAGGCCATCGCCAAGGCGCTGGAGGAAATCGCTGCCCTGCCCGATCCGGTCGGCCGTGTGCTCGCCGCCTGGACGCGGCCGAACGGCCTCGCCATTGAGCGCGTTGCAACGCCGCTCGGCGTCATCGGGATCATTTTCGAAAGCCGGCCCAACGTCACCGCCGACGCCGGCGCCCTCTGCCTGATGGCCGGCAACGCCGCCATCCTGCGCTGCGGCTCCGATTCGCTTCGCTCGTCGCAGGCGATCCTTGTCGCGCTCGTCGCCGGTCTCCGGACGGCCGGCCTGCCCGAGGATGCCATCCAGTTGGTGCCGATCAAGGACCGCGCCGCCGTGGGCGAGATGCTGACCGGCCTCAGCGGGTCGATCGACGTCATCGTTCCGCGTGGCGGCAAGAGCCTGGTCGCCCGCGTCCAGGCCGAAGCGCGGGTGCCGGTGTTCGCCCATCTCGAGGGCATCTGCCATATCTATGTCGATCGGGCCGCCGACCTCGACATGGCCGTCACCGTGACCGTCAACGCCAAGCTTCGGCGCGTCGGCGTCTGCGGCTCGGCCGAGACTCTGCTCGTCGACCGCGCTGTGGCTGATACGCACCTCCTGCCAATTCTCAAGGCGCTTCACGAGCGCGGCTGCGAAATCCGGGCAACTGAGGAAATTCGCGCCCGCTTCCCGGCAGCCGTGCCGGTAACCGAAGCCGATTGGTCGACGGAATATCTGGCGCCGATCATTTCGGTGGCACTGGTCGACGGCATCGACGCCGCCATCGAGCACATCGAAACCTACGGCTCGCATCACACCGACAGCATCATCACGGCTGACGAAACGGCGGCCGCCCGCTTCTTTGCCCGTGTCGACTCAGCCATCGTGCTGCACAACGCTTCGACGCAGTTCGCCGACGGTGGCGAATTCGGTATGGGCGCCGAGATTGGCATTGCCACCGGAAAGATGCACGCCCGTGGCCCGGTCGGCGTCGAGCAGTTGACCTCGTTCAAGTACCGCGTGCGCGGCAGCGGCCAGACGCGACCGTGA
- the proB gene encoding glutamate 5-kinase translates to MTTIEAFTGPLSGYRSVVIKIGSALLVEGRSGTLKRGWMESVAADVARLRAGGASVLLVSSGAIAMGRGVLKLPKGKLKLEDSQAAAAVGQIALAKAWAEVLGDYGITAGQILLTLGDTEERRRYLNGRATLGKLLKLGAVPVINENDTVATTEIRYGDNDRLAARVAAMMGADLLVLLSDIDGLYTAPPQVDPNASLIPVIDRITPEIEAMAGGAASELSRGGMKTKIDAGKIATVAGTAMIIASGKVAAPLSRVDAGGPHSLFRAEANPVTARKAWIVGHIDAPGVLTIDAGAVRALKQGRSLLPPGVTRVDGDFHRGDTVIVVDEAGVELARGLVAYDAVDARRIRGQNSTVIEDILGAPGRSEMIHRDDLVLKGDLGD, encoded by the coding sequence ATGACGACTATTGAGGCTTTCACCGGACCGCTCTCCGGTTACCGCAGCGTCGTCATCAAGATCGGCTCGGCACTGCTCGTCGAGGGCCGCTCCGGCACGCTGAAGCGCGGCTGGATGGAGAGCGTCGCCGCCGATGTCGCCCGTCTCAGGGCCGGTGGCGCCAGCGTGCTTCTGGTTTCTTCAGGCGCCATCGCTATGGGTCGCGGCGTCTTGAAGTTGCCGAAGGGCAAGCTGAAACTCGAGGACAGCCAGGCCGCCGCCGCTGTCGGACAGATTGCGCTGGCGAAAGCCTGGGCCGAAGTGCTCGGCGATTACGGCATTACCGCCGGCCAGATTCTGTTGACCCTGGGCGATACCGAGGAGCGACGCCGCTATCTCAACGGCCGTGCCACCCTCGGCAAGCTCTTGAAGCTCGGCGCCGTGCCGGTCATCAATGAAAACGACACGGTAGCCACCACCGAGATCCGCTATGGCGACAATGATCGGCTAGCCGCCCGTGTCGCCGCCATGATGGGCGCTGATCTCTTGGTGCTTTTGTCCGACATCGATGGTCTCTATACGGCGCCGCCTCAGGTCGACCCCAACGCTTCTCTGATCCCTGTGATCGACCGCATCACACCGGAGATCGAAGCCATGGCCGGCGGCGCGGCTTCCGAATTGTCGCGCGGTGGAATGAAGACCAAGATCGACGCCGGCAAGATCGCCACAGTCGCCGGCACGGCTATGATCATTGCCTCCGGCAAAGTGGCGGCGCCGCTCTCCCGTGTCGACGCCGGTGGGCCACACTCGCTATTCCGAGCCGAAGCCAACCCGGTCACCGCCCGCAAGGCCTGGATCGTCGGTCACATCGACGCGCCCGGCGTTCTGACGATCGACGCCGGCGCCGTCCGGGCGCTGAAACAGGGGCGCAGCCTGCTGCCACCCGGCGTGACCCGGGTCGATGGAGATTTCCATCGCGGCGACACGGTGATCGTTGTCGATGAAGCCGGTGTCGAGCTGGCCCGTGGCCTCGTCGCTTATGATGCCGTCGATGCACGGCGCATTCGCGGCCAGAACTCGACGGTAATCGAAGATATCCTCGGCGCACCCGGCCGCAGCGAAATGATCCATCGCGACGACCTCGTGCTAAAGGGCGACCTCGGAGACTGA
- the obgE gene encoding GTPase ObgE: MKFLDQAKVFVRSGDGGAGAVSFRREKFIEFGGPDGGDGGRGGDVWAECVGGLNTLIDYRYQQHFKAKTGGHGMGRDRHGAKGGDIVLKVPVGTQIIEDDGETLLADMVEIGQRVLIAKGGNGGFGNAYFKTSTNQAPRRANPGLPGEEKWLWLRLKLIADAGLVGLPNAGKSTFLARTTAAKPKIADYPFTTLHPGLGVVRIDAREFVLADIPGLIEGAHEGVGLGDRFLGHVERCGVLLHLVDASQEDVVGAWRTVRAELGAYDEALGEKPEVIALSKCELVPEDELSAKAKKLKRAAKATPILLSAITGTGVEAVLRAMATAVEAGRADNEESRPATATRIWQPLSRDSDDDRDDDDDY; encoded by the coding sequence ATGAAATTCCTCGATCAAGCCAAGGTCTTTGTCCGATCCGGTGACGGCGGTGCCGGTGCCGTGTCGTTCAGGCGGGAAAAGTTCATCGAATTCGGCGGACCGGACGGCGGCGACGGTGGCCGCGGCGGCGACGTCTGGGCCGAGTGCGTCGGCGGTCTCAACACGCTGATCGACTACCGCTATCAACAGCATTTCAAGGCGAAGACCGGCGGGCATGGCATGGGGCGTGACCGTCACGGCGCCAAGGGTGGCGACATCGTCTTGAAGGTGCCGGTGGGCACCCAGATCATCGAGGACGACGGCGAAACCCTTCTCGCCGACATGGTGGAGATCGGCCAGCGCGTGCTGATCGCCAAAGGCGGCAATGGCGGCTTCGGCAACGCCTATTTCAAGACGTCGACCAACCAGGCGCCGCGACGGGCCAATCCGGGTCTGCCCGGAGAGGAAAAGTGGCTGTGGCTGCGCTTGAAGCTGATCGCCGACGCTGGCCTCGTCGGTCTGCCCAACGCCGGCAAGTCGACCTTCCTTGCCCGCACCACTGCTGCCAAACCGAAAATCGCCGACTATCCTTTCACCACGCTGCACCCCGGCCTCGGCGTTGTCCGCATCGATGCCCGCGAGTTCGTTTTGGCCGACATTCCCGGCCTGATCGAGGGGGCGCATGAAGGCGTCGGCCTTGGCGACCGCTTCCTTGGTCATGTCGAGCGCTGCGGCGTTTTGCTGCATCTCGTCGATGCCAGCCAGGAAGACGTGGTCGGTGCTTGGCGCACGGTTCGGGCGGAGCTTGGCGCTTACGACGAAGCGCTCGGCGAGAAACCCGAGGTCATCGCCTTGTCCAAGTGCGAGCTGGTGCCGGAGGACGAACTCTCCGCCAAGGCGAAGAAGCTGAAGCGAGCCGCCAAGGCGACGCCCATTCTCCTGTCCGCCATCACAGGCACAGGCGTCGAGGCGGTGCTGCGCGCCATGGCAACAGCGGTCGAAGCCGGCCGCGCCGACAATGAGGAATCGCGACCGGCCACCGCCACGCGCATTTGGCAGCCCCTTTCCCGCGATAGCGATGACGACAGAGACGATGATGACGACTATTGA
- a CDS encoding GNAT family N-acetyltransferase, with protein sequence MKLLSGAFGSWQPRTVLSPRIETGRLVLRPLEQDDAEALAVYLGDIEVARWLVRVPHPFTVEDASDFIGQCCMTASLGTATTLGLVVRGDDRAIVRGIVALHSLDTRPEVGFWLGRPFWGHGLMSEAVDATLTWAYANLDIDAIIAGAFHGNIASLTIQARQGFEVIGMSRRPSLIEERLLDHVDTRLTRARHAARPWRP encoded by the coding sequence ATGAAGTTACTTTCCGGTGCCTTCGGCTCATGGCAACCGCGCACGGTCCTCTCCCCGCGCATAGAGACCGGTCGTCTCGTTCTTCGGCCGCTTGAGCAAGACGATGCCGAAGCGCTGGCGGTCTATCTCGGTGATATCGAGGTAGCGCGCTGGCTGGTGCGCGTGCCGCACCCGTTCACAGTTGAAGATGCGAGCGATTTCATCGGCCAGTGCTGTATGACCGCCAGCCTCGGCACGGCAACGACGTTGGGTCTTGTGGTGCGCGGCGACGATCGCGCCATCGTACGCGGTATTGTGGCACTGCATAGTCTGGACACTCGACCGGAAGTCGGCTTCTGGCTCGGCCGTCCCTTCTGGGGTCATGGACTGATGAGTGAAGCGGTCGACGCCACGCTCACCTGGGCCTATGCCAACCTCGATATCGACGCCATCATCGCTGGCGCTTTTCACGGCAACATCGCCTCGCTCACCATTCAGGCACGCCAAGGCTTCGAGGTCATCGGCATGAGCCGACGGCCGTCGTTGATCGAAGAACGGCTACTCGACCACGTCGATACGCGCCTGACGCGAGCACGCCACGCCGCCCGACCATGGCGACCGTGA
- a CDS encoding GNAT family N-acetyltransferase, with protein sequence MSELSEIEEPDSPCGWPLMAAVRPAIETRRLILRPPVDDDAEAIARLANSATVARNLVGMPHPYRIEHARVWLAESIDPRGQRHLICRKGFDAAPTPIGVLTLDMRGRVGPGWIGCWLGEHHWGQGFATEACHAAIDYAFLHQRHDRLLFACRVTNSTGRRVIEKCGFQMVAQELASVVGSGAAVAIDRFRIDRSTWESIRAWEPLRVHDHEAERAEWEERRAELQAPVERI encoded by the coding sequence ATGTCCGAACTAAGCGAGATCGAGGAACCTGACAGTCCCTGCGGCTGGCCGTTGATGGCGGCGGTGAGGCCGGCCATCGAGACGCGACGGCTGATTCTTAGGCCGCCGGTCGATGACGACGCCGAAGCCATCGCCCGGCTCGCCAATTCAGCCACCGTCGCCCGCAACCTCGTGGGCATGCCCCATCCCTACCGCATCGAGCACGCACGCGTTTGGCTTGCCGAGTCGATCGACCCGCGCGGTCAGCGTCACCTGATCTGCCGTAAGGGCTTCGACGCGGCGCCGACCCCGATCGGGGTTCTTACGCTCGATATGCGTGGGCGGGTCGGGCCTGGCTGGATCGGCTGCTGGCTCGGGGAGCACCATTGGGGACAAGGCTTCGCAACTGAGGCCTGCCACGCCGCGATTGATTATGCCTTTCTTCACCAGAGGCATGACAGATTACTGTTTGCCTGCCGGGTGACAAACTCGACCGGGCGACGGGTGATCGAGAAGTGCGGGTTCCAGATGGTGGCGCAGGAGCTGGCCTCGGTGGTTGGCAGCGGCGCGGCGGTGGCCATCGACCGCTTTCGCATAGATCGCAGCACCTGGGAGAGTATCAGAGCCTGGGAGCCCTTGCGCGTCCACGACCATGAAGCTGAAAGAGCGGAATGGGAAGAGCGGCGCGCAGAGCTTCAGGCTCCGGTGGAGCGAATTTGA
- the rpmA gene encoding 50S ribosomal protein L27 — MAHKKAGGSSRNGRDTAGRRLGVKKFGGEAVIPGNIIIRQRGTQWHPGANVGLGVDHTIFALTEGNVSFATKSNGRVYVSVVPTTTAAAAE; from the coding sequence ATGGCTCATAAAAAAGCAGGCGGCTCGTCCCGCAACGGTCGTGATACGGCCGGCCGACGCCTTGGCGTAAAGAAGTTCGGCGGCGAAGCCGTCATTCCCGGCAATATCATTATCCGCCAGCGCGGTACCCAATGGCACCCAGGCGCCAACGTCGGCCTCGGCGTTGATCATACGATCTTCGCCCTTACCGAAGGCAACGTGTCCTTCGCTACCAAGAGCAACGGCCGAGTCTACGTCTCGGTCGTCCCGACGACGACGGCGGCAGCAGCCGAGTAA
- the rplU gene encoding 50S ribosomal protein L21, which translates to MTMFAVIKTGGKQYKVAVDDVFDIEKIELEDGAAVTFEEVLAVGSDAGVTLGAPTVAGATVVAEVVEQTRGPKVISFKKRRRQNSKRKRGHRQLLTTVKITAINAA; encoded by the coding sequence ATGACCATGTTCGCAGTAATCAAGACCGGCGGCAAGCAGTACAAGGTTGCCGTTGACGACGTGTTCGACATTGAGAAGATCGAGCTTGAGGACGGCGCCGCCGTCACCTTCGAGGAAGTGCTGGCCGTCGGGTCCGACGCGGGCGTTACCCTCGGTGCTCCCACCGTTGCCGGTGCCACCGTCGTCGCCGAAGTTGTCGAGCAGACCCGCGGCCCCAAGGTGATCTCCTTCAAGAAGCGTCGCCGCCAGAATTCCAAGCGCAAGCGCGGTCATCGGCAGCTTCTGACCACGGTGAAGATCACCGCGATCAACGCCGCCTGA